A stretch of Prunus dulcis chromosome 6, ALMONDv2, whole genome shotgun sequence DNA encodes these proteins:
- the LOC117631377 gene encoding uncharacterized protein LOC117631377 — protein MPIRKPRISKVSINFIVFGVFLSCFPGCILSATVTLGSIVIYDTHEFIKGVKPIVYFTCQGENKTVFPDVKEKNVSYEFKGEESWQPLTEFSSKKCKRCGLYEKDTFKSDDIFDEWELCPSDFDSSDGKYVRFKSKEFNASFSCPKCLPAASPDSKSATVAHKEEKKNGWHIVLVILIVVIVLVVCIVGGVVAHKFWQKKKREQDQARFLKLFDDGDDIEEELGLDHVI, from the exons ATGCCGATTCGGAAGCCCCGGATTTCTAAGGTTTCAATCAATTTTATCGTCTTTGGCGTGTTCCTCAGCTGCTTTCCAG GATGTATATTATCGGCGACCGTGACGCTGGGTTCGATTGTGATATACGACACGCACGAGTTCATAAAAGGTGTGAAGCCGATTGTGTATTTCACATGCCAAGGGGAGAACAAGACGGTGTTTCCAGATGTGAAGGAGAAGAACGTATCGTATGAATTCAAAGGCGAAGAGTCTTGGCAG CCTCTGACAGAGTTTTCGAGTAAGAAGTGCAAGCGATGCGGGTTGTATGAGAAGGACACTTTTAAATCAGATGACATATTTGATGAGTGGGAGTTATGTCCTTCTGACTTCGATTCTTCTGATGGAAAATATGTCCGATTCAAGAGCAAGGAATTCAACGCTTCCTTTTCGTGTCCAAAGTGTCTACCTGCCGCTTCACCTG ATTCCAAGTCCGCCACTGTGGCacataaagaagaaaagaaaaatggatggCATATTGTTCTAGTGATATTAATCGTTGTTATCGTTTTAGTAGTGTGTATTGTTGGAGGAGTAGTTGCACACAAGTTCtggcaaaagaagaagagagagcaaGATCAAGCTCGGTTCCTAAAGCTGTTTGACGATGGTGATGATATTGAAGAGGAATTGGGGCTTGACCATGTAATATGA
- the LOC117629628 gene encoding uncharacterized protein LOC117629628 gives MNEEEVQETHLIPYDRNYVIAYNDEHQPSDAIWYPCPFFNPISSQEGFLDGLTSPSCGTDAADFASSLWNENELAEETYEGEELPYYGCGNWLREYESSFGQCWGDGYFSHGNGTHNNEGDSELKEIEGSRQSEQQHESHLRHEEVTQDGHPSCDSNPWCDLWLAFGGETETHGWGEQETRITPSYNVPDFGVCESLFGYRPCLYR, from the coding sequence ATGAACGAGGAAGAAGTCCAAGAAACCCACCTCATTCCATATGATAGAAATTATGTCATTGCTTACAATGATGAACATCAGCCATCAGATGCAATATGGTATCCTTGTCCTTTCTTCAACCCCATTTCTTCCCAGGAGGGATTTCTTGATGGTTTAACATCTCCATCATGCGGGACAGATGCGGCCGATTTCGCAAGCAGTCTCTGGAATGAGAATGAACTTGCTGAGGAGACTTATGAGGGTGAAGAGTTACCATATTATGGCTGTGGAAACTGGCTTAGAGAATATGAGAGCTCCTTTGGTCAGTGTTGGGGAGATGGGTACTTCTCCCACGGCAATGGAACTCACAACAATGAAGGAGACAGTGAGTTGAAGGAGATAGAAGGCTCCAGGCAGAGTGAACAACAACATGAAAGCCATTTGAGGCATGAAGAAGTCACTCAAGATGGCCATCCTTCTTGTGACTCCAATCCTTGGTGTGATCTTTGGCTTGCATTTGGAGGGGAAACAGAGACCCATGGCTGGGGTGAGCAAGAAACCAGGATCACACCTTCCTACAACGTGCCGGATTTCGGAGTTTGTGAGAGTCTTTTTGGCTACCGGCCTTGCTTGTATCGATAA
- the LOC117629630 gene encoding fasciclin-like arabinogalactan protein 21, which produces MPKLMISQTSTSTMSILLLVAFLALTPTIEALCSDTVFTSLSSSGFTLFAHALHSHNLTATASTTVTCFIPPDDSFLGQPLNANTLRAHIYTLEALPYQSLLRLPLNTTLPALHHNTRLVFGTDGKRVSFNDVLVTAPNLHIDDSCVVHGVEGPLVPIPSLMDDVLRPRTETLPSPALPKHRGHRRFAEIVRFVRRAPNPVLVDGDQDTYLP; this is translated from the coding sequence ATGCCAAAGTTGATGATCTCACAAACCTCAACTTCAACCATGTCCATACTTCTCCTTGTAGCTTTCTTGGCCCTCACTCCCACCATTGAAGCCCTCTGCTCAGACACCGTGTTCACTTCTCTCTCGTCATCCGGCTTCACACTCTTTGCTCATGCTTTGCATTCCCACAACCTCACGGCCACCGCCAGCACCACCGTCACCTGTTTCATCCCGCCCGATGACAGCTTCTTAGGGCAACCCCTCAATGCCAACACCCTCCGCGCTCACATCTACACGTTGGAGGCCTTGCCTTACCAGTCCCTCCTTAGGCTTCCACTGAACACCACCCTCCCAGCTCTCCACCACAACACAAGGCTTGTTTTCGGCACTGATGGCAAAAGGGTCTCTTTCAATGACGTTCTTGTCACTGCCCCGAATCTCCACATTGATGATTCTTGTGTTGTTCATGGCGTTGAAGGGCCTTTGGTGCCAATCCCATCATTGATGGATGATGTTCTGAGGCCAAGAACCGAGACTCTGCCATCTCCAGCCTTGCCAAAGCATCGGGGTCATCGTCGGTTCGCAGAGATTGTCAGGTTTGTTCGTCGTGCACCCAATCCAGTTCTTGTGGATGGGGATCAAGACACCTACCTCCCTTGA
- the LOC117629629 gene encoding uncharacterized protein LOC117629629, with translation MSNAVALPCLGIVSMARRPRQTAKTKPSKIPPPSTTSIGFGTKRREQTWQCIEGCGACCKLEKGPSFATPEEIFNNPTDVELYRSMVGADGWCVNFDKGTRKCLIYNDRPYFCRVEAEVFQSLYGINEKKFNKEACRSCRDTIKSVYGPHSKELVNFNSAVTSSSSSNSC, from the exons ATGTCCAACGCAGTGGCTTTGCCCTGTCTTGGCATAGTCAGCATGGCACGCCGGCCACGTCAGACGGCCAAGACAAAGCCAAGCAAAATCCCGCCGCCGTCGACGACGAGTATCGGGTTCGGGACGAAGAGGAGGGAGCAGACGTGGCAGTGCATAGAGGGTTGTGGAGCTTGCTGCAAGCTCGAAAAAGGTCCCTCCTTTGCTACCCCTGAAGAAATCTTCAATAACCCAACTGACGTTGAG CTTTACAGAAGCATGGTGGGTGCAGATGGGTGGTGTGTGAACTTCGACAAAGGCACACGCAAGTGCTTAATTTACAATG ATCGTCCCTATTTTTGTCGTGTGGAGGCAGAGGTTTTTCAATCACTGTATGGGATTAATGAGAAGAAGTTCAACAAGGAGGCCTGCAG GAGCTGCAGGGACACCATAAAGTCTGTTTATGGTCCTCATTCAAAAGAGTTGGTTAACTTCAACAGCGCAGTAACTTCAAGCTCCAGCAGCAATAGTTGTTAA